Genomic window (Argopecten irradians isolate NY chromosome 13, Ai_NY, whole genome shotgun sequence):
TTACCCCAAGAGTATCAATGATggtaaaatgtttcaaatacgGTTATTggatattataagactctttcacttgtggatatgaaggatccTGAAACCCAAGGCAGCAGTCGAGATGGAACAGTAGTCGTTATTATATGCATAGTTAACTGTGCGGGTAGATTTCCGAATGGCTGGATCTTTTGACCAATACTTCatgatggtgttgttttgtttatgtcgAAATATGTGTTTCGTGAGATGCAAGCACTTACAATTTTCCTAAAGTACGACTACTGTATTATCATCAATACTGGTAGAGTCTACCCGAAGCTAAagatagaatatccctattcaTCATATCAACATGTGAAAGAGTATTTAACGACGTTTTTCGTGAAAATTCTATAACATTAAAATTTCCCAAGAAAATCCAGTGACGTACAAAGAAGCCATGTAATACAGTCTCGTGTGACATTGGGGTATTGCAGCGGATAGATCAGCATTACCGCGCAGGTGTGAATGAAATCCATCGACGACGATAAAACAATTATACAGTTATACCTGTCTACATGGACCGGTCTGAGAAGAAGACAAAATAACGCTCACATTTATGTTCTGTACACTTAAAAGTAATACACTTACATGAAACGCTACCGGAAAATCCCGAGACAGACAGTCTGTAATTCTGAGTTTCATTAGCTATCTGGAAAGACGAGTATTGGGCATATCCTATTTTTCCATCCCATCCCTCCAGTACAACACGTAGGATCATCGGGGTGCTCGTCAACAGGTGGATGTTGTCATTTCCTGTGTTCGAGagaaaaaagaacatttttatcacatactTTGTCTTATATCCATTTTTCAGATAATCACCGCGGACATGACCGAATATGACCGGATGTGACCGACTATGACAGGAAATGACTGAATATGACAGAATGTGACCGAATATAACTGGAAATGACCGAACATGACCGAATCTAACGTGATTATATCAGGTATAATGTTACCACTACATGATGAATTACCAAGCCAGAAGTTTCCATGGAGATTACCAAATCCATTCTTATAGTCAGCCCAGTTTCGAATGAAATCCACGTCAGCACTTGTTCGCCTCTGCATCACCTGCGTAGAATTGATAACGCAATTCATGGTATCAAAGATAGTTTATAATGGACATTATGTAAGACGATAACACGTAAAAAATTGGTATAGTAAAAACGGTGGACGATGTAAACGGTCTGTATATGTTCACTCTACTAGACATATACCTAAAAGACCGGGATAAActtgttgtctgtctgtatatgTTCACTCAACTAGTCCTGTACCTAAATGATCGGGATAAACgtgttgtctgtctgtatatgTTCACTCAACTAGTCCTGTACCTAAATGATCGGGATAAAattgttgtctgtctgtatatgTTCACTCAACTAGTCCTGTACCTAAATGATCGGGATAAACgtgttgtctgtctgtatattttcactctactagtcatatatataaatgaccaGGATGAACTTGTTGTCTGTCTATATATTCTCACTCTTCTAATCCTATACCTAAATGACCGGGATAAActtgttgtctgtctgtatattCTCACTCTTCTAATCCTATACCTAAATGACCGGGTTAAACTtgttgtatgtctgtatattctCACTCTACTAATCTTATACCTAAATGAACGGGATAAACgtgttgtctgtctgtatattttcactctactagtcatatatataaatgacgAGGATGAACTTGTtgtctgtctatatattttCACTCAACTAGTCCTGTACCTAAATGATCGGGATAAACgtgttgtctgtctgtatatgTTCACTCAACTAGTCCTGTACCTAAATGACCGGGATAAACTTGTTGTGTCTGTATATTCTCACTCTACTAATCCTATACCTAAATGACCGGGAGAAACgtgttgtctgtctgtatattttcactctactagtcatatatataaatgacgAGGATGAACTTGTtgtctgtctatatattttCACTCAACTAATCCTTTTCCTAAATGATCGGGATAAActtgttgtctgtctgtatattTTCACTCTACTAGACCTATACCTAAATGACCGGGATAAACTTGTTGTGTCTGTATATTCTCACTCTACTAATCCTACACCTAAATGACCGGGAGAAACTTACCATCTACTAGTCACTTACCTAATAAATCGAGATGATTTTTGTGATTGGGTGTATGCCTTTACGTTTAGTAAAAATACGTTTTCCctaacaataaatatttttccgTGATATAAGTTAATTTTTAAatacacatataaataaaatccaTGCTACATTGTTTTCGATGTTGTCTTTATTAGTTAAGTATTTGTTTACAATAGTATCCTGTAGTTTGCTGTACTCACAATCCACGGACCATCTGCTGTATCCACATCGAGGTAAACTTGGATAGTCTGTCCGCCTGTTACAGTGTAGTCGTTAACACCGGagactacaatgtataacacGTTCGATATACTGGGTGTGACATCTACAGCGGCACCGAAATCATATTATCTTCGTTAATGCATGACAAcaatattattttgatgtatGATGAATAACAGTTATCTTTACTTGCTCACATAAATGTATTAGTACGTGCTCACGTAACAAGCTTGATgtgagcacgtaaaagaaaTACCCACCCTACATAATATAAAGTGTAGATCATCTTACACAAAAATACTTTTCACCCTACATCAAAACAAGTATTTTCCGTCTTtcataaatacaaatatgttcactggatataaaaaaaacatttttgttcgatataaaaaataataagtgtTCTGATTTTCTTTAATGTATGACATAGTGAAAAATCATCTTCACGTGCTTTTTTATAACTTATTACGTGCAAACGTAATGCGTTTGTTATGAGCACAtcgaagaaaacaaaatttgcaatatacaaaaataagttattttgtatatatgatatactgatttattatatagtatcaaattattttcaatgcGTCCCCAAAAAACTATCTAATTAAGCATTCTATTTTTGGGACCGAGGTgtccgagtggttaagatgtttgaCATATTATTacacaagcccttcacctctgcgGTGCGAGTTCAAAGGCTGTAAGGTACTGATTGCTGGTCGGTGGCTTTTCATCGAGAACTCCAGTAttcctctaccaacaaacctgactcgtccttaaatgacactggctgttaataggacgtcaaacTAAACCtaaactttcattttcatttttaaatgtcTAAATAtacccttgtgggtaggtaatGCTTGTGACGGCATGtatttgtgagcataacgttTATTGGAAGACGACGTGAATTTCTCATataaaacaatgacgtcacaataaatacacAAAAGCAAGAGAAGTGACTCTTTTTGATGCAAAGTCGGAGTAAAATATGACGCTACATTCATTGctaaacaccgcatacatgtgattggaggccgtccttacatgaccctggctcttAACAGGACgtaaaattaataaagaaacaaacataATTACTATTTTGTCCGCCCCTGTGAGAGTGGATATGTAGTCacatattaaagaaaaaaaaaaccacttaaaTCCAAACTAAATAATTAATCAGTTGTTTGTTGAGGCCCTAGAGACGAAACACCTCAATCATATCTTTTAAACGGCTTATATTTTCCTTAACATAGAAATCGTCGTAGTTCGAAAtcaatgataataaataatacATGGTTGAGTTGAAAACAGTGAGCTTTGACCTATATCCGTGTATACATTCCTGGGTTAATAATTCACAATTTCGATTTGTCGACAGCTAAAGAAACATATTAGTAccttttaaaaaaatcgttttGCGGTTTTAGGgaagaaatataaaaatgtaaactgTTTACAAAAACACAATGTACAATGAACAAAAAATGATTAGAATAAAAAAGGTATTTTCGATTGTTTTGGATAATCGCAAACAAAGCATAATGCCTATggtaaacatatttatttagatttgattgtaaaaaaaatcttaaaagcACTTATTGAAATATGAATCGACTTAGGAAACAGCGTATTTATAATCTCTGTCCGAATAATCGCCTATTTTGTCCACTACTTATGAATATTTTCCATtgttatgtttacaattctggATAAATATTGCATGTTATAATCATCCTGGAAATAAGAATTGAATCCGTGCGAACCGAATAAATCAATTCATCGTCTTAAATgcacactacctttccgaaacaaaaaacaGTTCCTTGTAAACAATGCTAACGTAAGCAAATTTAATGGCTTAATATGGGATTTCAACGCCAAACGAGTGCAAATTTGTCTGTGCAATATATGTTGACAATTGATAGTCAAATGCGtagtaattaggacgacggcgggacacataagacgacccgcatTATAGCGATTAACATTATATTcattataatgaaattgttcagAAGGAAAAGCTAATGACATTTGCGACTTAACGAAATAATCAATCGCGTTTAACattctattttaaaaatcaaaaccagTTTGAGACAGATGGTGGACTTTTAACGATATGACACTTACGTCGTAGCTTTGAGAAGAACTTTGTTGAATTGGATGAAACAGCTGTCGTTTCCAGTACTGCTTTGGAGTAGATGTCACAGGTTCTGTTGTTCTCCGTGTAAGAGAAAGATTTACATCCGTTTTCAGTCACGCAGTTTATTGCGCACGTTATCAGGCTTTGCATTTCCATGTTTGAAGTGAGTTTGTGTGAACTGATATCCGAAAGGTCAACTCGGTAATTTTTGCTGAATTCGTCAATTTCACGAAAACCCTCAACTCCGAACGGGTAAAATAAGGAAAAAACTAacattaaacttttaaatttcatgtttttcagTGTGTTGCAATATAAATTGATCATATACATTTTTGCATGGTTTCCGCTTATTGAAGTCCAAACTAAATTTGAGCCTTGTCGTCCTGTAGTAAACCACGTAACAAACAACCATCTAGCCACTAACTAGCTGTGGTTAACAAAGAATGGAGTTTTTACGCTCGATGAGCGATAAATAATACAATAGCCAGGTGTggcattttacatttttttttctactgtCACCAAGACGATATCTCATTAGCGTTATATTAggaaaacataaacatataaaacTTAATTTATTATGCACTGGCCACTTTAAAGTTATAACCGATacagaatattttttattattaattacttTATCTGGCGAGAAGAGACGGTAATGTTGTTCCATGGTACGACGTCTGTTTTTTAATCTCTCCGTCCGCCAACACTCCATTTAAATAACTACTTGCCTTGGACGATTTGGTGGATTGTAACGaaatttggtatgaaacattgCTTTTAGGGCAGGGGAATCCAATTTCGTATGAGGAAGACGGAGGGGAGGGACCCGAAATGATATTTTATCAATTCTTCAAAATCCTTTTGATGTATGATTGAAATGGTTTGGTTCCTATTTGTCAGTAACATCCTTcattgaaaaggaaactttttttttctataaagagGGGCTCGGTCCAAAAGGGTTGTTAGCAGTAGGGACAGTGTTGCAAATTCCGCTGTAGTAGTAGTAACGAAAATATTTTGTCTGCAACATACCTAAAATTGGAAAggccaatttaaaaaaaaacaagtgtgTCGGTCGCTGAGACGGACACAGGACggctattttgaaaaaaatattacagtcaagtttttggattttttttatttagagatgatttttttaatgactGGTGATTTATACGATGGGGCTCATTTCTCATGTAATCGACACATGTTTGGATCATCTCACAATTTTTACCAGTGAGTAGTTTATGAGTCGGCAGAAAACCTCTTATTTCGGACGTTTTTCAATTACGTGTTTTGCCTTGTTTTGTCCAAAATGGCATTAGTAAGTTATTATGGCTTATTAGGTCTTATTATCAGATAGGAACATATAAGTTCCACGTTAAGGGAGACCGCGGTGTATTAGTGTTTTGTCTTCTGTTAATGGTGAAACTCGCTCCTTTGTTTTTTTTGCTGGTGTCGTCATGCTGAAACATGCCATAAAATACAtcgaccctggctgttaaaaagATATTAATCTAATCAGTCAATCAACCAATTTACAAACATCACCCGGTGTAGCATGATATTTTGAATCATAGTATATTGCCCCGGGTgaaatgaccccccccccccccccccgaccccCATGGTTAAATTAATTCCCTTTCTGAAAGTTACTACATCACTTAAatgcaatgtacatgttttttttctcatttatgATAAACCCTCAATCCAATATTAGTCATATTAGGCTGATAATGGATAGGAGAGTCGTCTCAACTCCCTCTACATTGAACGGTCAACATGAGCAAGAACTACAACTGTAAGACAGAACCCAGTGCCTTCCTCAAACTTCGGTCGAACGCTGAACTCTATAACCAGAAGTGAAGTAGTACCAAGGGATGCAGTAAGAAAAAGCTATTCAGTTGGGACGAagagaaaataacaaatactATATTTAGTCGCCTTGTACGATCTTGTAATTAGGGCaccaggtacaattctaacgccattcattcaaggtcatataagtGGAAACTAACAAACAAATTCTCTATAGTTAGAAAGACCTAAATTATTCGGTAGCCTTTTCCACGCGGGATCAGGTTTAAGCAgcattactttttattttttatttattaatgagATGGAAGGACGGTGTTGTTTTCTCTCGTGCTCTTTAATTTTCTACACTTtcttaaaaaattaatttattttagagACTTCCTCTTTCGTGTCTGATAGTGCCTTTCActgaagataaaaataaagaaaatattcttTCCGTTGTATGGCATAGAATCATCTTTAATGTGGGCGCCTAGATCCCCATGGGATCTCGTCAACTTCCCATGGGATCTCGTCAACTTCCCATGGGATCTCGTCAACTTCCAACttgaatataaatatacttGATGTATCTTTTCCACAAAGAAATGGGTTTGGGCTGTATATAGATGTTAACATCACTCTTAGTGACTATATAGGGGAATGTTACTATCTCTAAACAAGGTCTTTAAAGTGAGAAGAATTTGTCACTGTCTCggtacactactaaacaccacgcgagacgcctaggtattgggaataaaaaccatttttctcaacaaataatTACCAGGTCGATAAAAAtaccaatgtaaagttaaatACATTCCAAGATGTCTAGTCCTTATTTTAAAGGCGGAgaatttagaagaaatgtcttatattttcattaaaaaatacttGAGATTGTGAAATGACGGTACGCTTCAGAGAGTGAGACGGTAACctgcaagctacatcaaaggttgCACAGGGTATTTAAAAGGAAAATAAGTCGtggcccaacgtcacggtcagtgcacataCATTAAGCGCTCGCAACGTATTCGTCCAAAGGCCCGAGtcacaaatccttctcacttataaatcctttcTCTAGATTACTCTTTAGtattttgaaattaagtttCGTGTTCATAAGTACAACTGGCACACAGTTAATAAAACAGTCCATTATGTATTGCTGCactacatttattacatattgTAGTTCTTTCACAccattttgaataatttgatattattttaaaagaaaaacgaaattcgtttaaaaaataaaaattgaaactgTTCGTGAACTACTCTCTATTACCATGCGCTGGTATGGGTATCACCATTGGGCGTATACGGCATTAagttttttgtatatattgcaTTCTTTTGGATCCTTGTTACTTTTTTAAGTTAACAAAAAAGTTATTTGGCTTTTCgagtaggtattcattgtgacatcatgtgtttgcgcacgtaacgtcataattttcagaGATAATGACATTTCGCTCACAAAAACCAAATACTTAGTACTCaaatgaattttataaaatgtttttggttttgtttgtaatttcattttttgatgACTAGACCATAtccttaaattattttttgtttgactTCTTTGCAATTTAATATTATAGACCAAAAACTAAAATTATAGTTAAAAgtgtttttgattttgtttgccACTCGAAAAAAACCGTTCTGTATTACCTACATGTTTATATACGTGGCATTATATGATAGTAGTCCTAAGCGGCGTATTTTATCTATAGCCATTAATTGTCCAAATAATGATAGTGCTAATTAGTTTCTGTTTTAAAGCATTACCctacatttacatatttacacGTTGGGCGCCAATGTCACGAGAGTACTACAAGGGTTATCTGTCTCCGTTTTTATATGAATAAACTTTCAACTGTTTATAGCTGTTGGattctatttatatattcgTGAACCAACTCACATACTATCACTCTCGTGACATTGGCGCCCAACGTATAAGTTCGACGGAGGCAGTGCCCGGCGTGCACCCATTGTTTACCACGTGGGTGATCACGTGATACCAGCTAGTGGACCGGAAAGTATGCTCAAGGGGAGATCACTCCGATTTGATATCTCTACTTTTCAACATGTGCTTCCGGTTTTGATGTCTTCTGTTTACATGTGATTGTCATCGTCTTTATTTTCGTCTTGTCATTATGGATTCGTGATTGTTTCATTGTCATCATGTTTACTTTGGAGTTCCTGCTGTCGTCGTTGGATTGTAACTGATTGTTATTCTGTATCGTCCAGTGGAGAGCCGTCCAAGTGTTGACATTTATCGTTCGCGTGTTTATCTTtgactttatttttgttttcattgtcaTTTGTATTCACTATTGATATTATTCATTGCGTTTGCTATTGATTTGTTTGATGTCTcatgtttattttcatgatttaggcTATTCTCATCGTTAACACTAGCGTGGTAAAAGTAATTGGATAATTCCGGTTCAATTAATTTTGAACATTATGCTAGTGTAGATTAAATTTAAATCTAGTCTTAAATAATTATACTACTTATAAGACtctaaatcatatctaatataactatataaataGATCAGTAACAAcattatcataaacattttataacattttagatacatttgtatattcatCTAAAATTTAAATCCGTAAAATGTGataaacttttatatttctttacatttcaaactatcttatatttacatatattgcaTGCTTGCTTCCCAGCTAACAATCCCAACCTACTAACACTGCACACACTGCACTGCACTGTAGCGGAAGTTGAGAATTGTGTCAGAAGTTCAAGAGCTGAGTGAAACTGCTGCTGAAGATGGGTTTGTAAATGTATTTGTCCTTCGCGTTTTATGTCAGcgcattgtattgtatataagtAATCCACACCTCTACATATTCTGTATAATCTGTTTTTGAATACTTATGATAGAAGTTATTGAGAGTTCCTCCTCCACTACATGCTCTGACAGCTCAGATAATGATGGGAGTCAAACACCCAGGAATGTTATTCCTGTTAGGAGACCCATATACGCACTGTTGCTGAGTCGCGACGGCCAGTGCAACCACATACCGTTGATATGGAGAATTCTCCAAAACAGGGGTGTGTGTCGAAACTCTAATGCTGCAGGCGGTGTTGGTCAGACACAAGACTCAGTTCCAGCTGTAAGGTCCAAATGAGCTTGTAAACTCCTGTTATATGGAGAATGACTCATTGAAACCTTAGCACCATTGAATTCTGGGTCTGCGGTCTACATTCAGACATCTAGAGCAGTGGGAGAATGTCATAGTGAGCAAAGACTACTCCTGATTgtgaaaatcatatttaatcTCTACAGCTACTAATGTGTATTACCTTATGGTTTACCATTTATTAAGTAGAAttgtagcataattgcaacttACGTtcaattataataaatgtttagATTATATTCACATCAGAAGTGCTTTGTTTCACTTGGCAGAGGAGAAATTCTTATTAGGCTAATTAGGTATATATTACCTTGGGACAATGGCCAGGATGattaattttgtagttttgagTTAAAATAAAAGTAGTTAAGATATTTTTCAAACTGTTAAGAGTATTGTTCAATGAGCAGTTATCTTATAGTCCTTGTAGGTAGGGATCGCCCCAATCACTTGGATACTGGATACTGCACTGCTCATCGAGcttcttatcaatatttttactgtaaatgtttatctttagCATAATTTAAATGCCAGGAGTCATTTTCCTTTGCAGGGGAGAATGTCGCGGTGTTTGAATTCACtgtgtacataaaatatatcatattaggTCTTAAAACTACATGCGCtgtgtattgtctgaatttacatgtccctgtgtcatgtaatgtcctgtacatgtaaatctgtgtgtatgtaagttgt
Coding sequences:
- the LOC138305819 gene encoding angiopoietin-related protein 7-like, which translates into the protein MEMQSLITCAINCVTENGCKSFSYTENNRTCDIYSKAVLETTAVSSNSTKFFSKLRLSGVNDYTVTGGQTIQVYLDVDTADGPWIVMQRRTSADVDFIRNWADYKNGFGNLHGNFWLGNDNIHLLTSTPMILRVVLEGWDGKIGYAQYSSFQIANETQNYRLSVSGFSGSVSYNALAVHDGYDFTTYDRDNDVHRQNCASVYKGGWWYTDCHVTNLNGLYMVDVGEREVTSMAWRDFPRSSIGAPLKKCTMMIRKP